ATTGCCTGTGTCCTTTGACCCCTCACACCCTGAACCTTTCTGTAGTGAAATAGGCAGAAGGGGACTCTGCTCCCTCCTGAGCCCGCCTCCTCCCATCTGAAACCACACTGGGCACCAGGGCTCTGCTCCTTTTGGTGTGGTCTGGCATGCTGGGCTGCCCCTTGACTTGGATTTATTGAGCTATTTTGATAAAGTCCCGCAAGCCTGTGCTGAGGGTGCCAAGTAGTGGAGTGCATGCTTAGAATTcataaagtcctgggtttgatcctcaacatcacaactaaaagaaaaaaaaaaatcctatcagGTCTTTCCCATCTCCAGAAACTTCCCAGGACCGGCCCCACCACTTTCCTGCCTCCTAAGACCCACTttggggatctgtggatagcccTGGGATATCTGGCTTTTCCCTGGTCTCCACCCACTatctcctctctgctttttgttggtcctgggaagagaaaaaattTCTAGCCCACCACGTGCCCTTCCCAGAGCCCTGGTGcccagtctttttgtttgtttgtttgtttgctttttttgtttttttgttttttgagacagggtttctctgtgtagctttgcgcctttcctggaactcactttgtagcccaggctggcctgaactcacagagatctgcctgcctctgcctcctgagtgctgggattaaaggcgtgtgccaccaccgcccggcaaggagAAACTTTTGTTCATGGCACATGCCGGCAATCCCAGtgctttggagactgaggcaggagagccaCATATTTGAAGCCATTCTGAACTACAAAACAAGCTCTGTCCCCCAAACCAAACAAGCTAGGGGTAGTGGTTAGTTCCTGTAATTAAGCatggaggaggctgaggctagaggatttctgtgggtttgaggtggccagcctgggctatatgtatagtgagtttcaggacagcctacgctacagagtaagacttgttctcaaaaatgcaaacaaaacaacaagacaaaacaactgGGCacagtagtgcatgcctgtaacccgaACTCTCGAAAAGGCCAAAAAGAGTCAGAAAGCCAAAAACCATTCTCTGCTATACAGTGAGTTAGCCTGAGGCCAAGCTGGATTACCTGAAATCCCCGAGTCAGACAAACTGGACTTGATGACACACCCCTGTAttaccagcactaggaaggttgaggcagggggattatctcaagtttgaggccaacctggacaacagtaacaacaaagaaATCGAGAACAATGGCAGCAAAGGAGCCAAGGCACTGCAAACACTGGACAGGGGACTCTCTTGGTCCTGGGAACTTACCACAGAGCCTTCCTTCACTGTGCTTTGGCACCAGATTCTAGGGCCCAGAGAACTGTGTCTACTTTTTTTCAGCCACCTTCAAACAGGAGTGCCCAGGTTTCGATGCAACCCCCCACAAGCCCATTAGCTATCAAGGTTTCTCAGCAGGGTACAAGATTTCAAGCAGCCCCTGCCTCCCCTTTGGAAGCAAATCTGCCCTGACATCTAATCTCAGCCAGTTGGTAGCTGGGAGATGCAATGCAAAGCTTGCTCCCAGGGAAGAAGGCTGTCCAGATGACAAGGGATGGCCGAGTAGGCGGCCTGGGTTTCCAGGAGGCAGAAGGGAGCAGTCTTTCCAGTCCGGCGACCTCTCATCCCACAGGGGCACTTAACTCCATACTGCATCTTCCACTGAGGTCACCAGAGCAACAAAGTGACCGAGATTAGTGCCCGGGGCTATAGTCAGGACACGAGCTTGCTAGGTTAAGGGTTCCAGGAACCAGTGTGTTAAAGAGGAAAGACTCAAAGAAAAGACCTTCCGGGGCTGTCAAAATGGAGTCCGAACCCTGTGGCCAGAGCCAGGCTCAAAGTACTTGTAGAAAGGCAAAGGAAACTTTTCAAGGGTTTTTGGACTGAGGGGGAGACAGCCCTGAACCCCAAGAAACTTCATTATGGTGAAAGGATGTGGTCCTTTGTCATAGCTCTTCCAAGAGAGCCTTCGGACCGATAAGGGACAGAGGCCCTGTGTCGGAGCTCAGAGTGACCTCAGAGGGCCCCACGAAGATCGAGGAGGCAAGAGAATGGCAGGCTTTGGCATTTGAGGAGGGGCTcaggtctcaaaaacaaaattttcttttcttttcaagacagggtgtctctgtgtaaccctggctgtcctagaactcactctgtagaccaggctgacctctgcctcccaagtgctgggattaaaggtgtgcaccaccacacctgactttttacaattttatttatttatttttattttttatttcttgtttttcaaggcagggtctccctgtgtagccctggctgtcctgaaactagctgtgtagaaaaggctggcctcgaactcacagagatctgcctgcctctgtctcttgagtgctgggattaaaggcatgcgccaccactgcccggctcatttattattatttttaaaaatattatttgatgtttatgagtgttttgcttgtatgtatgtatgtatgtgtactgtgtatgAAGTGGgccacagaagagggcatcagatcccctggaactggagttatggatggctgtgagctgccatgtaggtgctgggaaccaaacctgggttctctacaGAAAGAACAAGAGCTATCCAGCTCCTTGATATTTCTTTTCGTGGATGGATTAAAACTGACTGAATTGGGATCTTGTTATATACCATTTGCtgtcctattattattattattattattggtttttcatgacagggtttctctgtgtagccctggttctcctggaactggttctgtagaccaggctggcctccaaactcAGCTGGGATTAATgacttgcaccaccactgtccaaccctttttatttatttttttgaaatagtTTGATTGTATAGTCCAGACTGACTCCAAATTCTCAGCTACCCTCtttcctcaacctcctgagtacaGGCATACTCCACCATGATGGGCTCATAAACCTTTACAGAGCACTAGGGATGTAACAGCTAggagcatgcttgcctagcatgtacaaagccctgggttcaatccccagcctgCACAACTCAGCACTTAGGCAGAGGGAAGAAGACcagagggtcaaggacaccagctACCTATCAAATGAGACCACCTTGGGCTATGTGCCTAAAAAATAATATCTTTGTGGAGGGAGTTAGATCTTTCTGGAGACTCCAATATATAACTGTGCCCTGTGATCCCATGTCGTACTGCCCCAAGTATGACACCATGTGACTGTAAACTCCAGGTTCACCAGAATTATTAGGGATTCTGAAGACACCCACCCCCGGGTACCATCATTTCTGCAGAGTCACCATGATCAATTAATATCCGCTGTGGTGAGTAGCTGTTCTCTCTATGACCTTGAAGAaccgcccctagtgaggcagcagctAACTGCTAcgtctgcctatgaccttgaagtacatgtccCTTGGGCGTGGCCTcttgggacccttaagacctgggatgcacggATGCGGCTCTCTCTTTGCTCCTTCTTGGTCTGGATGCTGAGACTGACCAGGTAGATCTAGAGGAGACAAATCAGCGTGGGACACAGCTGGGCTTCCCAGGACCCTACGACAAATCGTCAGTGCTGCAGTGAGTTAACCCCTAATAAAtccctttgctcattaaataggcTCCATGGATTTCTCGAATTAATCCATATCTGGGATTCAGACCACCCTGGTCTCTTCTGTTCCCCCAGAAGTCACCTATGGCTTTGTGGGGATGCCCCCTCCATCAGAGAGTGCCACCTCAGTTGATGCTCGCCAAGGTAACCCTTTCTACCCACAGCACCCAGCAGGAAGTACGGCAGAGAACAGTGGGCCCTGTGCCCagaaaagaagaggggagggaaaatGGGGTGCTCCAATGACCCTGCCCACCAAGCAGGTTCCAGATAGGGCTGGAGATACCCAAATGTTAATCACCTATTAGCACAGCCCAGGTGGAAAGGAAAATGTCATTAGGTGTACAATGGGCTTCTCTGGGCAGGGGCAGTGGGCTTGAGTGCCTGAGATAAGAGGCTTTCAGGCTAATCAGCGGCACTGCGGTGCCTGGATATAAAGAGGCCAAGACAGGGTCTTGAAGCAAGATCCTGAGAGCCAGCAGGTAGGAGGAAGGGACCCTATCCTGCCCTCTGGAAGAGCTAGAAGAGCAGTGGGGTAAGAGAGAGCCTGGGATATTGATGGGCTGGCCTGGGAGGAAGTGGGTCTCTTGGCTCCTTACTGTCTCCTTGTCTGAACATGAATCCAGGACATAGTTCAAAAGGATTCCTAGGAAGACCAGATCTTGTAGCCTTGGGCTAGATCTGGCTTTCAGGGATCTGGAGGAAGGTTTcttgctctgctctctctccaggAGACTGAAAGGGGTCCAGACCCCGGAAAATAGGAAGAACTTCTGACTGAGTTGTGATAGTTAAGtccaaacgtgtgtgtgtgtgtgtgtgtgtgtgtgtgtgtgtgtgtgtacaggatgGCTCTCTGTGTGGTTTTCATTTAGGGGAGGGATATGATGGCTGAGTAACAGCTTAGATGGAAGTGGGAAGGTAGGCTGCTGTGAACTTTGTTAGGGCTTTAAAGGGATAATCTTGCCAAATCCTATCCCTGTGATGTCTGGTAATGAGCCAAGAAGGGAGTTCCCACCACCTAGGCCTTTGCTACTTTCTTCCCAGACCTTCCATCCCACCCTACTCAGAATCCACAAAGCAAGATCAGCTCTGGGTCAAGGCCCCATGTCCCTTCCAATCACTTCATGTAACCCCACTTGTTCCTGCCTCACCCAAGTCCCTGCATCAAGGGGTCTCTTAGATCCCACCCCCGTTAGAGCGGGTACcagccctttttcttttcagctcgGGCACACAACCTATGAAGATGGCAGCTATGAAGACCTGCTCTCTGCTGCTGGTGCTCCTCTTCCTGGCCGTTGggctgggagaaaaagaagaggttCAATTCAGGTAGGAGGCGGGAGGGCTGGCTGGAATATAAACTGGTGTGGGGCAGGGGCAGTGAGGAAGGGAGGGGCTCCAGGTTGAGAGGAGGGAGGTTAAGGAGAAGAGCCAGGCTGCAGCCAGAGCATGCAGTGAGGACAGAACCGGAGAGTTATTAAAAGTCCCTGTTGatagcctgggggggggggcacgcctttaatcccagcactcgggagacagagccaggcggatttctgtgagttcaaggccagcctgggctacagagtgagttccaggaaaggcgcaaagctacacagagaaaccctgtcttggaaaaacaacaacaacaaaaagagtccCCGTTGAAGTAAGAAAGAAAGCGGTTAGCTAGGTCTGTGGCAGGACCTTTTGGTGGCAGAGTCTGTAATGTGGGTCTCCCTTGTGAAAACTAACATCGTTGATGCCTGCATACATTCACTCAGATCTCATAGGAGCTTCCTGTGCACTAGACCCAGGTCAGAATACATGTGAACACAGGTCCACTGATGGCTCCTTCCTTCAGTGAGCACATGGACCAAGGCAGACACAGAAAAGAACCACATAAACATGTTACAGAGTACTGTGGACCAAAGCCTCAACAATGACAGGGTAGGGCTGAGTGTGGCGGCTcactcctataactccagcaggCAGAGGCGGGGGATtgaaagtttgaggctagcctgggctacataacaagaccagAGTCTGGagggagataaagagaaagaaaaggaggagatgaGGGTGGGTATAGCCAGGGCTTTTATCGTGTGTTTGATGACTGAGGCAGAGATTTGTCAAAGTAGTACTGGTTCTTCTCAGATGCAAGGGCAATCCATGCGCCATACAAAGTGGGTACATGTAAAGTGTGAGGAGAAGCTGTCGGTAATAGTTACAAGGAGGCAGATCTTGTGTTTGATAAGAAAAAGACTCGGGATGAGCAGTAGTgagtggtacacaactttaatcccggtgctcaggaggcagaggcaggcagatctctgagtttgaggccagcctgggctacagagtgaattccaggacaaccagggctacacagagaaacgctgtctcaacaatcaatcaaacaaatgacaacaaaattCAGGAATAGTACCACATATCTTTATTTCCtgtactctggagacagaggcaagggtgagttgcaggtcagccagggctacagagaaactggtggtggtggtggtggttcaagatgatagggtttccctgtgtagccctggctatcctgagtctcactctgtagcccaggctggccttgaactcagagatccagcctacctctgcctccctagtactgggataaaaggtgtgcaccaccacgagGCTAAGAGTGGTaaaactcttttctctctcttttttttaaattgtcatttatgtgcactggtgttttgtcttcatgtacatctgtatgagggtgtcaggtcccctggaactggagttacagttgtgagctgccatgtgggtgctgagaattgagccctggtcctctggaagagcagccagtgctcctaactgctgagccatctctccagcccaagagtggtacaacTCTTACCTGGCATGTGCaagtcctggatttgatcccagcaccacaaaaaaggagagagggctggagagatggctcagtggtcagagcactggttgttcttccagaggaccagagttcaattcccagtacccacatggtggctcacagtctaactccagttccaggagatccagcactcccacacagacatacatgcaggcaaaacactaatgtataaaaaataaaagtcaattttaaaaaggatttaaaataataaaaaaagggagctgggcagtggtggtgtacaccttcaatcccagcactcatgaggcagaggtaggcagatctctgagttcgaggccagcctggtccaggacaggctccaaagctacacagagaaaccctgtctcaaacaaacagacaaacagacaaaaaggaagGGAGATACAAATAATACCTCTCTGGAGGGGTTGTGATGGGATAATTTTATGTACTAAAATGCTGGGGATCTGTAGACTGGGGATGTAACTCGGTGGTAAGACACTTGCCTAATGTGCACAAGGcactgaattcaatccccagtactgaaacACTACAAACCAAGGAGCGTATACAGTCCTTGACTCACAGTAAGTACTTTCTGTGGCTTCACCAAATACTGTTATTGTTGGTGTTGTTGTGCTGTGACAGGGTCTAAATgagtagcccagggtggcttctGGGGCCCGTGAGATGACTAAGAGATCACTTGCTGTCCCAGGATGCAAGCCcacagacctgagttcaacccccagaaggTACagaagggtgggaggagagaaacaactccccaGGGgcgctctctgacctccacatgtgctctgTCACGGGAAACACcccataataataaaatgtaaacaacaaaAGGTGAGACCCTCCTGAGCAGAGTTGAGATTTCTAATTAGTCCATCTGTTCTTTCTTTAGGATGGAGCTTTCGGGACTTCTgtcttgtgggtcctgggggttgaactcaggttgtcaggcttgatcgCAAACCCCTTTATTTACCAGTCTCAACAGGCCTGAGTTCACTATGATTactatttacctttatttttacgTGCGTTGATATTTTGCCTGGGTGTATGTCTGTGGGAGGGTGTCATattttggagttacagacagttgtgagctgccatgtgggtgctgggaattgaacctgggtcctctggtagagcagtcggtgctcttaactactgagtcatcactctaaccccccccttttttttcaagacagggtttctctgtgtagtcctcaCTGTCCAAGAACTTGctctgatccacctgcctctgcctcccgagtgctaggattaaaggcgtgccaccaccacccagtttccttcctttcttccttcctttctttctttttctttctttctttctttctttctttctttctttctttctttctttctttctttctttctttctttctttctttctttctttcttttgagacatggtctttctataaagccctggctgttctggaactcactgtgtagaccaggctggccttgaactcatagagatctatctgcctctgcctcttgagtgctgactattattattatttcatttttactattattgAGATGGTCTCTTGCTGTACAgcataggctggctttgaactttcagtgatcctcctgcctctaccttccaagtactgagattacagctCGCACAACCAGCCGAGTTCACTTTGTCACTGTGAACCAAAGGACTTAGTCAAGTATGGTCTTCCCAACCTTTGTCCCTTCACTGATATCCCGGTTCCTATCTCTCACCTCTCAGATCCCATGGTAAATTTGGTAGCCCCCGGCCTCGGGACCGGAGGTATGCAGAGGGGACTTTCATCAGTGACTACAGCATTGCCCTGGAGAAGATCCGCCAACAAGAGTTTGTGAACTGGCTGCTGGcccagaaggggaagaagaatgaGTAAGGGACTCCTTACATCTGTCCTGTCCCCATGCGGAACTCTGCTGTGCTCACACCACCTCCTAGGAGACCATATGGGCTGTGAGATGCTCACCTCCACAGCCACCTTTCAGTCAGTGAGGATGAGGAAGTGGCCACGCCTGAGACTCTGACTGGTCAATAGAGCAGTCTGGTGCAGGATGAGGTGTTCTCCCATCCTTTATTTCTAAGGGGAGGAGCCAGAGAAAAGCGTGGAAGCCCCAGGGGTCACCAGAGGTCTGGGAatgaaggcaggaggagctgTGTTGCCTGTTTGCTGGTGGCTACTTTGGGCTCTGGGAATAAACCACTACTGTGCCTCTCCCAACCTAACACAAATCTTGAGCTGCTGTTTCGTCAGTCTGGTGGATTCTGCAGAGCAGTCAGTGATGGGGGCAGCTGACTACaagcagaggtgggggtggggtgttagGCTGCAGAGTAGGGGAAGAGGCACCATTGCTCCTGCTGGGTATTAAAGATCCCAGCGTCCCCAGGTGGGGGAACTGCAATTGTTCCCTCCAGCCTACTCACACCCAAATCCTCTTCATTTTACCAGCTGGAAACACAACATCACCCAGAGAGACACCCAGGCCTTGAGGCTGGCAGGacaatctcaaaaaaatgaggagacagagggacagCAGAGGTGAGTCCACCATGAGGGGAATCAGGCTCCAGCCCACTGGCTTGGCTGCACTCTGTAGCTGTCTTTCTTTGGgccgccaaccagctcccaaatcatgacacaggaCAGAATATTAGTTAAGTTAAAAAtgccgccgggcggtggtggcgcatgcctttaatcccagcactcgggaggcagaggcaggttgatctctgtgagttcgaggccagcctgggctacagagtgagatccaggaaaagcgcaaagctacacagagaaaccctgtctcaaaaaaccaaaacaaacaaacaaaaaaaaatgctcagccttagtttaggcttgccccactagttcttataatttaacccatttctcttcatctacattttgccttgggggcTTTCATGCTGTGTGTTCTACATCTGTGTCTGGCTGCCTGGCGACTGGCTGTCGGGCTAGCTGGCTGGTCCCAGacacctcttcctccttctccctcacatcttctctcttttctcctgagGCTCGCTATTGGccggtcactttttttttttttttagatagttgtgaggcaccatgtgatcatgtggttgctgggaattgaactcaggacctctggaagagcagccatctctccagcccctattcggctttttattagaccagtcaggtgccttaggtaggcaaggtgaaacagcaacacatctttacataattaaacaaatacagcataaacaaatgtaacaccttCATACAGTGaaggtaatattccacaacagc
Above is a window of Onychomys torridus chromosome 8, mOncTor1.1, whole genome shotgun sequence DNA encoding:
- the LOC118588476 gene encoding gastric inhibitory polypeptide; this translates as MKMAAMKTCSLLLVLLFLAVGLGEKEEVQFRSHGKFGSPRPRDRRYAEGTFISDYSIALEKIRQQEFVNWLLAQKGKKNDWKHNITQRDTQALRLAGQSQKNEETEGQQSSLPKNSGDEDVLRDMQFQELLAWMVDQIELCQLRSQ